GTTGGCACCACGTACGTCTGGGTGCAACAGATTGTCGGTCAAAAGATGGATACGAGCGGCGAGATTACCGCGTGGGATCCGCCACGGCGATACGAATGGAAATCGGTCAATGGTCCCTTCCCGGTTTCGGGTGGAATTACTTTTCGCGCCGAGGGCAACGGCACAGCTGTGACGCAATATGCCGATGCAGAGCCGGGCGGATTTTTCAAACTCGCCGAGGGCTTGCTCGTCAAGCAAATCGAGGGACAGTTCGCGCAATCGCTCAAGACGTTGAAAGAGTTACTCGAACAGTAAACAACAATTCAAAGACCTTCGAGGTCTGCGAGACCTCGAAGGTCTCACAAAGAAGGAGGGACATATGATTCTCAACCTGATCTACCTTTTAATTCTCGTCGCGTTCGTCGTCTTGTTCGCGTGGCTTACGATTCGCGCCGCGCGCGCAAAACGCTGGCTCGTGAAAATTCCCGGCGTGTTGTTCGCGGGATTGCTCACGCTCGTTCTCGCGCTGATCGTCTTCGTCGCCGGCAAAGGCGTGGCGATGAAGTACGTGCCGACGTCCGAACCCGCGCCGAATCTCAGAGTCGAAGGGACGCCGGAACAAATCGCGCGCGGCAAGTACATCGCGTACATCGGTTGCGCCGGTTGTCATGGGAACAAGGAAGAGTTTCCGCTCACCGGCGGTGTTGACATTGCCTCGGAAATTCCGATGCCAATCGGCTCAGTGGTCGCTTCGAATATCACGCCAGGCGGTGTGTTGAAAGATCGCACCGACGGCGAATTGTTCCGCGCGCTTCGACACGGCTATGGCAAAGATGGCACGCTGTTGATTATGATGTCGTTGATGCCGTACCGCCAATTGAGCGACGACGACACCAAAGCACTCATCGCGTTTCTGCGGTCTCAGCCGGCGGCGGAAGGCACACCACAAGGTGGCGACGACGTCAATCTGCTTGGCGCGATTCTCTTTGGCGCGGGAATGTTTCCGAATCCCGATCCGATCAACAAAAACGCGATCAGCGCGCCGGCAAAAGGCGTCAACGCCGAGTACGGCAAGTACGTCGCGACGTTCGGCGAGTGTCGCGGGTGTCACGGTCCCGACATGACCGGCAGTCCGCCGAATCCGGCGCAACCGGAGGGTGTGCCCAATGCGCGTCCCTACTCCGCGGCATTGACACGCGAGCAATTCGTTCAAATGATGCGGACTGGCAAACGTCCCAACGGCAACGACTTGAAAATGCCGTGGAAGAACGCGTCGCGCATGGATGACCAGGATTTAAGCGCGTTGTACGAGTACGTCAAAGTAAAATAGAATGAAATGGTTCTACGAAATTTTGTACGGACGCTTGCGCGCGCCGTGGGACATTGGCGCGCGCAAAGAACTCGTCGAGTTGGTCGAGCGCGGGCGGATCGAGCCGTGCCGCGCGATTGATCTCGGCAGCGGCACGGCGAGCAATTGCATCTATCTCGCGCAACACGGCTTTGACGTAACGGGCGTGGATTTTGCAGAATCGGCAATCGAACTGGGACGCAAACGCGCGCGCGCCGCAAACGTGAATGTAAATTTTATCGTGGACGATCTCACCAACCTGAGGCGCGTGCGCGGCACATTCGATCTGCTCGTGGATTACGGCACCCTCGACGATTTATCGCCCGCGCAACGCGACCGGTACATGCAAAATGTGTTGCCACTCATGCGCGCGGGAACGCGATTTTTGTTGTACGTGTTTGAGTGGAAGCCGGTTTGGTGGGAGCAACCGTTCTACTCGCGGATGGCGCTCGAGCTGGGCGAGGCGGAGCGGCGGTTTAGTCCGTACTTTGTGATCGAGCGGTACGCCGGCGCAAGTGGACTCGCCGGATTTCCGCGCGGCTGGGCGGTGTATTGGATGACGCGGAAATGATTTACAAAATCATCCACACGCCAACCACCGAAAGCACCGTGCCGACCGCGACGAGCGGGGTCACGCGCTCGCGCAAAAAGATGACCGAGAGCGGCACGCCGATCAGCGGCGCGGCGGTGTTGAACAACGCGGCACGCGCCGCGCCGGCGTAACTCACACTGAGCGTCCACACGATCATCCCAATGCCGGTGCTGTACATCGCGAGCGCGCCCAGCTTGGGCAGACTTGCGCGCGTAAAACCGCGCCAGGGATCGCCGCGCGTTTGATAAAGCGCAACGAACGCGGTGGCAAGCGCGGCAACCGGCAAACGCACCGCGTTGACCACGAGTACGCTCGGCGATTCTTGTAGACCCAGCTTCAGCAGCATTGTCGCAATTGCCCACAATGCCGCCGCCGTGATGGCGGCGAATGTGCCGAGCCGTTCGCTCCGCGCGTCGGTCTGAACGCGTGAGCCATTTTTTGGCGCGAGCAAGTAAATGCCGATGACGACGAGCGCGGTGCCAAGCATCGCCGTGGGTGTGGGCTGTTCACCGAGAAACGGGATGGCGAGCGCCCACGTAAAAAGTGGATACGAGCCGGAAAGCGGCAACGCGCGCGACGCGCCGATTTGCGTCAGACTCCAAAAATACAACACGTCGCCAATCGCGATGCCGATGATGGAGGAAACGGCGAGCACGAGGACCGTGCCGGTTTGAACCTGGGCGATGGCATGCCAACCATCGAAGAACGGCAGAATTGCAAACGTAAAAATCGTCGCGACGATCATTCTAAACGCGTTGAACGAGGTCGGGTGAATTTCATCCGCTTGCGCTTTGATCGCAAGACTCGTCGTCGCCCAAATGAACGCGCTGAGTAAACCGAAGATAATTCCTATTGTCATGGCTCTCTCAAATGACGTGTGACGAGTGGTGTGTGGCGAATTTGCGTCACTCGTCACACGTCACTCGTCACACCTCAAGGATTGATTTGCGGCTTGATCGTGCGACAACCAATCACCGCCATTTTCGCGCGAATGTTCTCGAACATCGCGTCGTCGCGATACGTGCCGATGATCGCGCCGCCGGAGCCGGCGAATTTCGCGCTCGCACCGCACGCGCGCGCCACTTCGACCATCTCGACTTGCCATTCCGCTAACTGGAAAATTTTGCGCCGCGTGTTGAAATTCTCATCCATCAACGCGGCGAGTCGTGCGGTATCGCGTTGTAAAATCGCCGCACGCGCTTGCGCGGCGAGATCGGCAAAGTGGTTCATCGCATTGACCACTTGTTCTTCGCCGCGATCATAGCGCCCGCGAATATCGTTGTGAAACACTTCGGTCGGTTCGCTCAACGTGTTGTTGTACGACACGTACACCGGCGGCAAGAGCG
This portion of the Chloroflexota bacterium genome encodes:
- a CDS encoding SRPBCC family protein translates to MKHIETSITINRPIDQVFTFVTDFSKAVEWQAGIVEARITSNAPRGVGTTYVWVQQIVGQKMDTSGEITAWDPPRRYEWKSVNGPFPVSGGITFRAEGNGTAVTQYADAEPGGFFKLAEGLLVKQIEGQFAQSLKTLKELLEQ
- a CDS encoding c-type cytochrome, coding for MILNLIYLLILVAFVVLFAWLTIRAARAKRWLVKIPGVLFAGLLTLVLALIVFVAGKGVAMKYVPTSEPAPNLRVEGTPEQIARGKYIAYIGCAGCHGNKEEFPLTGGVDIASEIPMPIGSVVASNITPGGVLKDRTDGELFRALRHGYGKDGTLLIMMSLMPYRQLSDDDTKALIAFLRSQPAAEGTPQGGDDVNLLGAILFGAGMFPNPDPINKNAISAPAKGVNAEYGKYVATFGECRGCHGPDMTGSPPNPAQPEGVPNARPYSAALTREQFVQMMRTGKRPNGNDLKMPWKNASRMDDQDLSALYEYVKVK
- a CDS encoding class I SAM-dependent methyltransferase: MKWFYEILYGRLRAPWDIGARKELVELVERGRIEPCRAIDLGSGTASNCIYLAQHGFDVTGVDFAESAIELGRKRARAANVNVNFIVDDLTNLRRVRGTFDLLVDYGTLDDLSPAQRDRYMQNVLPLMRAGTRFLLYVFEWKPVWWEQPFYSRMALELGEAERRFSPYFVIERYAGASGLAGFPRGWAVYWMTRK
- a CDS encoding DMT family transporter, whose translation is MTIGIIFGLLSAFIWATTSLAIKAQADEIHPTSFNAFRMIVATIFTFAILPFFDGWHAIAQVQTGTVLVLAVSSIIGIAIGDVLYFWSLTQIGASRALPLSGSYPLFTWALAIPFLGEQPTPTAMLGTALVVIGIYLLAPKNGSRVQTDARSERLGTFAAITAAALWAIATMLLKLGLQESPSVLVVNAVRLPVAALATAFVALYQTRGDPWRGFTRASLPKLGALAMYSTGIGMIVWTLSVSYAGAARAALFNTAAPLIGVPLSVIFLRERVTPLVAVGTVLSVVGVWMIL